The proteins below come from a single Holdemania massiliensis genomic window:
- a CDS encoding GNAT family N-acetyltransferase: MELHFFTGKQAGFEQAAAIRQAVFVEEQGFHNEFDEIDETCLHCIISDDAQPVATCRAFEKPGESGRWIIGRVAVSLNYRGQHQGEAVMKAMLSELAKRGVQVVELSAQCRAAGFYEKLGFTSTGETHMDEYCPHVTMVKKL, from the coding sequence ATGGAACTGCATTTCTTTACCGGGAAGCAGGCCGGCTTTGAGCAGGCAGCCGCTATCCGTCAGGCTGTCTTTGTTGAAGAACAGGGATTTCATAATGAATTTGACGAAATTGATGAAACCTGTCTGCACTGCATTATCTCGGATGACGCTCAGCCCGTCGCCACCTGCCGAGCTTTTGAAAAACCGGGAGAATCCGGACGTTGGATCATCGGCCGGGTTGCCGTCAGTCTGAATTACCGCGGTCAGCACCAGGGTGAAGCCGTCATGAAGGCCATGCTGAGTGAGCTGGCAAAACGAGGTGTACAGGTAGTGGAGCTTTCCGCGCAGTGCCGGGCTGCCGGTTTCTATGAAAAGCTCGGCTTTACCTCAACCGGTGAAACGCACATGGATGAATACTGTCCGCATGTGACGATGGTCAAAAAGCTCTGA
- a CDS encoding PadR family transcriptional regulator has translation MTRLLVLGLLDAQPMSGYDIQQMIGMMDAERWGGVLVGSIYHALKKLEQEHHIEITSVEQTGHRQKAVYQITQQGREHLKSLVIDSLRTSSVLYPTTLYSGLTFIEKIPRENARQALEEQKQRLDEEYRALEQGLKEKETAMQNDVPQFSKITFDNMFSIIRQQQQFIDKLLDALK, from the coding sequence TTGACAAGATTGCTTGTGCTTGGATTATTAGACGCTCAACCAATGTCCGGCTATGATATTCAACAAATGATAGGCATGATGGACGCTGAACGGTGGGGCGGTGTTTTGGTTGGCTCGATATACCATGCGCTTAAAAAGTTGGAACAGGAACATCACATAGAGATTACGAGCGTAGAGCAGACAGGACACAGGCAAAAAGCGGTATACCAGATAACACAACAAGGGAGAGAACACTTAAAATCTTTAGTGATTGACTCTTTACGAACATCATCTGTCTTATATCCTACGACACTATATAGCGGATTGACTTTTATCGAAAAAATCCCACGGGAAAATGCCCGGCAAGCGTTGGAAGAACAAAAACAGCGACTTGACGAGGAATATCGCGCACTTGAACAAGGATTAAAAGAAAAAGAAACAGCTATGCAAAATGATGTTCCACAGTTTTCAAAAATTACATTTGACAATATGTTTTCAATTATCCGACAACAGCAACAATTCATTGACAAATTATTAGATGCACTGAAATAA
- a CDS encoding ABC transporter ATP-binding protein, which produces MHTLIEAKNLSKTYNGHEVVKGIDLEIRSGEVLALIGPNGAGKTTLISMLLGIINPNAGSVQYWCKDYKSHIGAQLQSTPFFEGYTAVENLMFFSALYNVKLDKEQLHNKLNDCGLGAAEKTPAVRLSLGQQKRLAIAVTTVHYPDIIILDEPTSGLDPRARHEIRQMIKELQQTGVTVLFSSHDMEEVSKTADRVVLLEAGRIIAEGTPEHLLNEHEVKNLEELYLTLTDTSLERN; this is translated from the coding sequence TTGCATACTCTAATCGAAGCAAAAAATTTATCAAAAACTTACAATGGGCACGAGGTTGTAAAAGGAATTGACCTTGAAATCCGTAGTGGTGAGGTACTTGCCCTTATAGGCCCAAATGGAGCCGGAAAAACTACCTTAATATCCATGTTGCTTGGAATAATCAATCCGAACGCGGGAAGTGTCCAATACTGGTGCAAAGACTATAAATCACATATTGGTGCACAGCTTCAATCCACGCCTTTTTTTGAGGGTTATACTGCCGTGGAAAACCTTATGTTTTTTTCTGCTCTCTACAATGTGAAATTAGACAAAGAGCAGTTACACAATAAATTGAATGATTGCGGTTTAGGTGCGGCAGAGAAAACACCTGCTGTACGATTGTCACTTGGTCAACAAAAGCGTTTGGCAATCGCGGTAACGACTGTCCACTATCCCGACATAATTATACTTGATGAACCGACTTCCGGCCTTGACCCCCGTGCTCGTCACGAAATCAGGCAAATGATAAAAGAATTACAACAAACAGGCGTTACGGTTTTGTTTTCTTCTCACGACATGGAGGAAGTTTCTAAAACTGCTGACCGTGTGGTTTTATTGGAAGCTGGTCGGATAATAGCGGAGGGAACCCCCGAACATTTACTAAATGAGCATGAGGTAAAAAACTTAGAGGAATTGTACCTGACTTTGACCGATACCAGTTTAGAAAGGAATTAA
- a CDS encoding ABC transporter permease, translating into MKTIFGLTIKSATRDLFLLLWSLIIPIGGSIALGFFIKSPEYPQRIVISMMAASVLFYTFITTAYTIMGQRKRGVYSLLRVTPMQLWKYVFSVSSAWTLIAAFCGILVIIVCVPIFKLAISISSIAAIIPVILIAAVGFVFFSFFISSLVRTESHMSMITNLIAMPMLFCSDAFYSLDNAPAFLQMISRFNPFQWFINGLRNALSLDVNGYLISIGLLLVLLIVALLLALRTFRYTDK; encoded by the coding sequence ATGAAAACAATATTCGGACTTACTATAAAATCGGCAACCCGTGATTTGTTTTTACTGCTTTGGTCACTTATCATCCCAATCGGAGGCAGTATCGCTCTTGGATTTTTTATCAAGTCCCCCGAATATCCACAGCGGATTGTAATTAGCATGATGGCGGCGAGTGTTTTATTTTACACTTTTATAACTACCGCATATACAATTATGGGACAGCGCAAACGAGGTGTGTACAGCTTACTTCGAGTAACCCCCATGCAATTATGGAAATATGTTTTTAGCGTATCAAGTGCATGGACATTGATTGCCGCGTTTTGCGGTATACTCGTTATAATCGTATGTGTCCCGATTTTCAAGCTGGCTATTTCAATATCATCTATAGCGGCGATTATCCCGGTCATATTGATAGCGGCGGTTGGATTTGTATTTTTCAGTTTCTTTATTTCAAGCCTTGTCCGTACAGAGTCACATATGAGCATGATTACTAATCTTATAGCTATGCCAATGTTGTTTTGCAGTGACGCTTTTTATTCACTGGACAATGCACCGGCATTTTTACAAATGATAAGCCGCTTTAATCCATTTCAATGGTTTATCAATGGATTGCGTAATGCTTTAAGCTTAGATGTTAATGGATATTTAATAAGTATCGGATTATTGCTTGTTCTACTTATCGTGGCTTTACTTTTAGCATTGAGGACATTTAGGTACACAGATAAATAG
- a CDS encoding iron-containing alcohol dehydrogenase — protein MNNFIYDIPTKVYFGEGQIAHLPELIRTCGKRVLLVYGGGSIKKSGLYDTIIGLLKENGIESQELSGVQSNPKIESVRQGIQIVREHQLDCVLAVGGGSTLDCAKAICAGVKYDGDPWELVLDRTKVKTCLPLITILTMAATGSEMDNIAVISNPETQDKKGFSSYGMYPKFSILDPTYTYSVPALQTAAGTADIMSHIMESYFDQVRDASVQDGISEALLKTCIESAPIALKKPDDYQARANLMWAASLAINGLNSLGKNRAWTCHPLEHVLSAYYDITHGIGLAILTPRWMKHVLNEQTVDVFARFALHVWKVDPQLDCWAAAEAGIARLSEFFVSMGLPMTLHEVGIDESRLEEMAEKAAESDFSRSFQPLTREDILEIYRACL, from the coding sequence ATGAATAATTTTATTTATGATATTCCGACTAAGGTGTATTTTGGCGAAGGCCAGATTGCCCATCTGCCGGAATTGATCCGCACATGCGGAAAGCGAGTTTTGTTGGTCTATGGCGGAGGAAGCATAAAAAAGAGCGGACTGTATGACACGATTATAGGCTTGCTGAAGGAAAACGGCATTGAAAGCCAGGAGTTGTCCGGCGTTCAGTCCAATCCGAAAATTGAATCCGTGCGCCAAGGCATCCAAATTGTCCGCGAACATCAGCTGGACTGTGTCCTGGCAGTTGGCGGCGGCAGCACGCTGGACTGTGCAAAAGCGATTTGCGCCGGGGTTAAGTATGATGGTGATCCCTGGGAACTGGTGCTGGATCGAACGAAAGTTAAAACGTGTCTGCCGCTCATAACGATCTTGACGATGGCGGCCACCGGATCAGAGATGGACAATATTGCAGTCATTTCCAATCCTGAAACCCAGGACAAGAAAGGCTTTAGCAGCTATGGTATGTATCCGAAGTTCAGCATTCTGGACCCGACTTATACTTACAGTGTCCCGGCTTTGCAGACAGCGGCGGGAACAGCCGATATCATGTCGCATATAATGGAGTCTTATTTTGATCAGGTACGCGATGCCTCCGTTCAGGACGGCATTTCCGAGGCGTTGTTAAAAACATGCATTGAATCCGCGCCGATTGCCTTAAAGAAACCGGATGATTATCAAGCGCGTGCGAATCTGATGTGGGCGGCTTCGCTAGCGATCAATGGACTGAACTCTTTAGGGAAAAACCGTGCCTGGACTTGCCATCCGCTGGAGCATGTCTTGAGCGCTTATTACGATATTACCCATGGTATTGGGTTAGCGATCTTAACTCCGCGCTGGATGAAGCATGTTCTCAACGAACAGACGGTTGACGTCTTTGCCCGCTTTGCCCTGCATGTCTGGAAAGTAGATCCGCAGTTGGATTGCTGGGCCGCGGCCGAGGCAGGCATTGCACGGCTTTCCGAGTTCTTCGTTTCGATGGGACTGCCGATGACGCTGCACGAAGTTGGAATTGATGAAAGTCGGTTGGAGGAAATGGCAGAGAAAGCAGCCGAGAGTGATTTCAGCCGTTCGTTCCAGCCGCTGACCCGAGAGGATATTCTGGAAATTTACCGCGCCTGCCTGTAA
- a CDS encoding serine hydrolase domain-containing protein, which produces MKIGKYSLALLLVMAGCTAQPAVSPSTEPTVETGNLTQTADQLANALVTQLGATSVQYALMDNGEVIVSGQAGVFAKESDQALSAQDQYAIGSVSKMFTAAAVMKLQDEGKLDLDQPVAELLPEFTMADERYSEITVRMLLNHSSGLPGSSFSEGFMFVPDTTAHDTFLENLKTLHLQADPGAYSVYSNDSFMLAELVVEKVSGQDFTSYLRTQFIEPLGMTRTQTSVGNVDFNAMPKVYSATQPQRALPADIVSVIGTGGIYSTAEDLCRWGLAFMPSSAILSADALSAMSVNEAKKGIWPTEQANSIGYGLGWDSVELSPFAQAGIQALSKGGDTMYSHTAFVVLPQQGLTCAVLSSGGLSSYNQMMASTLLEQALMEKGVISEALPHYQLPTAPETVPAIPEEVQAYAGLYADSTSLYRIDFTDEGILNFTIEQMPDTPTPLTHVGDGQFLLPSPMTNQLFSFEENGGHTYLKVEAVTEIPGLGYSATTVYYAMKVEENPLPDAVESAWQTRSTKTYLLISEDLHSQIYEMILPIAPVPLSSFAEGYVNAHQIVDENRAAAIVQIPGSGSRDQFDYTFFTQDGVEYLQAAGDLYASQDSAVKAEVGTMNVTLNDQGHTQWLTLDPALEGKTLTVSSDSQGVFVYDATMICLYNRVTDGEKTITLPSGGTLGLAGEAGTVFTLTIE; this is translated from the coding sequence ATGAAAATAGGAAAATATTCGCTGGCACTGTTGTTAGTGATGGCTGGCTGCACGGCGCAGCCTGCGGTTTCACCCAGTACGGAGCCGACCGTGGAAACCGGAAATCTGACACAGACGGCAGATCAGCTGGCCAACGCGTTGGTTACGCAGTTGGGGGCAACTAGTGTTCAATATGCCTTAATGGATAACGGCGAAGTGATTGTATCCGGACAGGCTGGTGTTTTTGCGAAAGAATCGGATCAGGCGCTGAGCGCCCAGGATCAGTATGCCATTGGCTCCGTGTCCAAGATGTTCACCGCTGCTGCGGTAATGAAGCTTCAGGATGAAGGAAAATTAGATCTGGATCAGCCGGTCGCGGAGCTGCTTCCGGAATTCACGATGGCAGATGAGCGGTATTCCGAGATTACTGTGCGGATGCTGCTGAATCACAGTTCAGGACTGCCGGGTTCCAGTTTCAGCGAAGGCTTTATGTTTGTGCCGGACACCACAGCTCATGACACTTTTTTGGAGAATCTGAAGACGCTGCATCTGCAGGCCGATCCGGGAGCGTATTCAGTCTATTCCAATGACAGCTTCATGCTGGCTGAACTGGTGGTTGAAAAAGTCAGCGGTCAGGATTTTACAAGTTATCTGCGCACGCAGTTTATAGAGCCGCTGGGGATGACGCGCACACAGACATCGGTAGGAAATGTCGATTTTAATGCCATGCCGAAGGTCTATTCAGCGACTCAGCCGCAGCGTGCGCTGCCGGCCGACATTGTTTCTGTAATCGGTACCGGCGGAATATATTCAACCGCGGAGGATTTGTGCCGCTGGGGACTGGCTTTCATGCCGTCCTCCGCGATCTTGAGTGCGGATGCGCTGAGTGCGATGTCTGTCAATGAAGCGAAAAAAGGCATCTGGCCGACCGAACAGGCGAACAGCATTGGCTATGGATTAGGCTGGGACAGCGTTGAACTGTCACCGTTTGCCCAGGCTGGAATCCAGGCGCTGAGCAAAGGCGGCGATACGATGTATTCCCATACAGCCTTTGTCGTTCTTCCTCAACAGGGCCTGACTTGTGCTGTATTAAGCTCAGGCGGACTCAGCTCTTACAATCAGATGATGGCTTCTACACTGCTGGAACAGGCCTTGATGGAAAAAGGCGTGATCAGCGAAGCACTGCCGCATTATCAGCTGCCGACGGCGCCGGAAACGGTACCGGCCATCCCGGAAGAAGTCCAGGCCTATGCTGGTCTGTATGCGGATTCCACTTCCTTGTATCGGATTGATTTTACCGATGAAGGAATATTGAATTTTACAATCGAACAGATGCCGGACACGCCGACGCCGCTGACGCATGTCGGTGACGGTCAGTTCCTGCTGCCTTCCCCGATGACAAACCAGCTGTTCAGCTTTGAAGAAAACGGCGGCCACACCTATTTGAAAGTCGAAGCCGTTACGGAAATTCCGGGCTTAGGCTATTCTGCCACGACGGTCTATTATGCGATGAAGGTGGAGGAAAATCCGTTGCCTGATGCGGTGGAGTCAGCTTGGCAGACGCGCAGTACAAAGACTTATTTATTGATCAGTGAAGATCTGCATTCTCAGATCTATGAGATGATTCTGCCTATTGCTCCAGTACCGCTGAGCAGCTTTGCCGAAGGATATGTCAATGCCCATCAGATCGTAGATGAAAACCGTGCCGCGGCGATCGTGCAGATTCCGGGCAGCGGCAGCCGGGACCAGTTTGACTATACATTCTTCACTCAGGATGGTGTTGAGTATCTTCAAGCAGCTGGGGATCTATATGCCAGCCAAGACAGCGCGGTGAAAGCCGAAGTCGGAACAATGAATGTAACGCTGAATGATCAGGGCCATACGCAGTGGCTGACACTGGATCCGGCACTGGAAGGAAAAACGCTGACGGTCAGCAGTGATTCTCAGGGTGTCTTTGTCTACGATGCGACCATGATTTGTCTCTATAATCGTGTCACCGATGGAGAAAAGACGATAACACTGCCGTCCGGCGGGACACTCGGCCTGGCAGGAGAAGCAGGAACGGTCTTTACGCTTACGATTGAGTAA
- a CDS encoding ArsR/SmtB family transcription factor, whose protein sequence is MSDFSRDAKIFKALCDEKRLAILDQLKSGEKCACVLIDRLHIGQSALSYHMKILCESQIVVSRQEGKWTHYRLNASGSEYAAKRLLELTAPHEAGSETQL, encoded by the coding sequence ATGTCAGATTTTTCAAGGGACGCCAAAATATTCAAGGCCTTGTGTGATGAAAAACGCCTGGCAATCTTAGATCAATTAAAAAGTGGTGAGAAATGCGCCTGTGTTTTAATTGATCGCTTGCATATTGGACAATCAGCCTTGTCTTATCATATGAAGATTCTTTGTGAGTCCCAGATTGTAGTCAGCCGGCAAGAGGGAAAATGGACTCACTACAGGCTGAATGCAAGCGGAAGTGAATATGCCGCAAAGCGTCTTTTAGAGCTGACAGCCCCCCATGAAGCGGGTAGTGAAACCCAATTGTAA
- a CDS encoding permease, with protein sequence MEIFKSIGLFFQDQILGMKWLNSLIGTLLSGLGLDIQSRFGSSLQFFIYDIIKITFLLCLLIFVIAYLQSYFPPERSRKILGRFHGIKANIMSALLGTVTPFCSCSSIPLFIGFTSAGLPIGVTFSFLISSPMVDLGSLVLLMSILGTKIAIAYVILGLVIAVIGGTLIEKMQMEKEVEDFVKKAAATEFSSPTLTKRDRIQYAQEQMTETLKKVFPYILIGVGIGAVIHNWIPQSWIETVLGSGNPFNVVLAALVGIPMYADIFGTIPIAEALLAKGAQLGTVLSLMMAVTTLSLPSLILLKKAVKPKLLTLFILICTTGIILVGYLFNLFHGFLI encoded by the coding sequence TTGGAAATCTTCAAATCGATCGGACTGTTTTTTCAGGATCAAATCTTGGGCATGAAATGGTTGAACAGTCTGATTGGAACTCTCTTATCTGGATTGGGACTCGATATCCAAAGCCGTTTCGGCTCCAGCCTTCAGTTTTTTATTTACGATATCATCAAGATCACCTTTCTGTTATGTTTACTGATTTTCGTGATTGCCTATCTCCAAAGCTATTTTCCACCGGAAAGAAGCAGGAAGATCCTCGGACGGTTTCATGGTATCAAAGCCAACATTATGTCCGCCCTGCTTGGAACGGTTACTCCTTTCTGTTCTTGTTCATCCATTCCGTTATTTATTGGGTTTACAAGTGCTGGATTACCTATAGGCGTTACCTTTTCCTTTCTCATTTCTTCTCCCATGGTCGATTTAGGCAGTCTGGTCTTACTCATGAGCATATTGGGTACTAAAATTGCGATCGCTTACGTCATTCTCGGTTTAGTGATTGCGGTGATCGGCGGTACGCTGATTGAGAAAATGCAGATGGAAAAAGAAGTCGAGGATTTTGTTAAAAAGGCAGCCGCAACGGAGTTCAGTTCGCCAACGTTGACAAAAAGGGACCGCATCCAATACGCTCAAGAACAAATGACAGAAACATTGAAAAAGGTCTTTCCTTATATTTTGATTGGCGTGGGGATTGGAGCGGTTATTCATAATTGGATACCGCAAAGCTGGATCGAAACTGTCTTAGGCAGCGGAAATCCGTTCAATGTCGTTTTAGCTGCTTTGGTGGGTATTCCCATGTACGCTGATATCTTTGGTACCATTCCGATTGCGGAGGCTTTGCTTGCCAAAGGGGCTCAGTTGGGAACTGTTCTTTCTTTGATGATGGCCGTCACGACGCTGAGTCTGCCGTCTTTGATCTTGTTAAAGAAAGCCGTAAAACCCAAATTACTGACTTTGTTTATCCTGATTTGCACCACTGGAATTATCCTTGTAGGCTATCTGTTTAATCTGTTCCATGGATTCTTAATCTAA
- a CDS encoding thioredoxin family protein, protein MKLFGKKTCCSGNYTSEAMAKAENTKSNTGIKILGSGCAKCQALEKAVRIALKELEFDLELEHVTDFAAIASYGVMSTPALVVNGKVVSYGKVLSVEQIKTLLK, encoded by the coding sequence ATGAAATTATTTGGAAAGAAAACTTGCTGCAGCGGAAACTATACCTCCGAAGCCATGGCAAAAGCTGAAAACACAAAATCAAATACAGGTATTAAAATCCTAGGCTCTGGCTGTGCAAAATGTCAGGCTTTAGAAAAAGCTGTCCGGATCGCGCTTAAAGAACTGGAATTCGATTTAGAGCTTGAACATGTGACTGATTTTGCCGCGATTGCAAGCTATGGCGTTATGTCTACACCCGCGCTTGTTGTAAACGGAAAAGTCGTATCCTATGGAAAGGTATTGTCTGTTGAACAAATAAAAACCTTATTAAAATAG
- a CDS encoding helix-turn-helix domain-containing protein — translation MIDYYSLGKRIREQRTKLGLTQENVATYANLANNTVSNIENGKTKVSLPTLVEIANCLQTSVDYLLYESLDYAEHVTVQEIERILSECNSEEKQIISETITALHRALNKK, via the coding sequence ATGATTGATTATTACAGCCTTGGAAAAAGAATCAGAGAACAAAGAACTAAGTTAGGGTTAACTCAAGAAAATGTAGCTACTTACGCTAACCTCGCTAATAATACTGTCAGTAATATTGAAAATGGAAAAACGAAAGTCAGTTTACCAACGTTAGTTGAAATAGCAAATTGCCTTCAAACATCTGTTGATTATTTACTCTACGAAAGCTTGGATTATGCTGAACATGTTACGGTTCAGGAAATAGAAAGGATTCTCAGCGAATGCAATTCAGAAGAGAAACAGATTATTTCAGAGACAATTACCGCATTACATAGAGCGTTAAACAAGAAATAA
- a CDS encoding HAD family hydrolase, with amino-acid sequence MIQTMIWDCDGTLVDSRAMIDLFYDGYHRLYPDRPRKDRVEFVPCHGNPDEVNFRMLNILPQHQASFFEFCLNGSSIADHFHAFPEINQVLFQLKARGIRLGINTSRTQKTIREAQLQLKEAYDLFDFVVTSDQVSHPKPAPDSLLLCQQKAGCRKEEMLYIGDQPVDQQCAEQAGIQFVLAQWGISTPQPFHECLKLDHPAAIFELIKNRLKDL; translated from the coding sequence ATGATCCAGACGATGATTTGGGACTGTGACGGAACTTTGGTGGACAGCCGGGCAATGATTGACCTGTTTTATGACGGCTATCACCGTTTGTATCCGGACCGTCCGCGCAAGGATCGAGTAGAATTTGTTCCTTGTCATGGCAATCCTGATGAAGTGAATTTCAGAATGCTGAATATCCTGCCCCAGCATCAAGCTTCTTTCTTTGAATTCTGCCTGAACGGTTCTTCCATTGCCGATCATTTCCACGCTTTCCCGGAAATCAATCAGGTCTTATTTCAACTGAAAGCCAGAGGCATTCGGCTGGGAATCAATACTTCACGAACCCAGAAAACAATCAGAGAGGCTCAGCTGCAGCTGAAAGAAGCTTATGATTTGTTTGATTTTGTAGTGACTTCCGATCAAGTTTCCCATCCTAAGCCAGCACCCGATTCGCTGCTTTTATGTCAGCAGAAGGCGGGATGCAGGAAGGAAGAAATGCTCTATATCGGCGATCAGCCTGTCGATCAGCAATGTGCCGAGCAGGCGGGAATTCAGTTTGTCTTGGCACAATGGGGTATAAGCACACCACAGCCATTTCATGAATGTTTGAAATTAGATCATCCGGCAGCGATCTTTGAGCTGATTAAAAATCGTTTAAAAGATCTATAA
- a CDS encoding MATE family efflux transporter: protein MLFLIPQQRVLLKAILLMAIPVALQTIISVGINMVDTMMVGALGETQLTAVSQASQLFFIFQLTLFGTTGGANVLIAQYWGKQDREAIRSVIGYTFRIMLGTAVILIGIAAVFPHQVMTLLSNNPAVIETGTQYLRIVSLSYLFFGITTVIGNTLRAVGDVNVAMGASLVSIAASVLFNRILVFGCWAVPALGVVGSALANILARILECLILVVYLAWFEKKIRFRLSSLFHSQKALWPSFVKNCAPVVANELTWVLGSSVLTMISGHMVFAFATAYAIFNVVAQISCALSQGIAAAAAVVVGNLIGEGKRDELDRPIRLLQHIGALSGTVACLFILAIIPLMPKIYNITPETFSVLIQIMIVGGFIEIFRCMGFVNNVGILRGGGDARFVFFNDVFYLWTFCIPLGWWCCQQAGIPLFLVFFILRCDDVIKAFVGNWRIHQGHWVHQVTVQPEGSPR, encoded by the coding sequence GTGCTTTTTCTCATCCCTCAGCAGCGCGTTCTGTTAAAAGCAATCCTGCTGATGGCGATACCAGTAGCGCTGCAGACGATCATTTCCGTCGGCATCAACATGGTAGACACGATGATGGTCGGCGCGTTGGGAGAAACGCAGCTGACAGCCGTTTCTCAAGCCAGTCAGCTGTTCTTCATCTTTCAGCTGACTTTGTTTGGAACGACCGGCGGAGCGAATGTGCTGATCGCCCAATACTGGGGAAAACAGGATCGCGAAGCCATCCGGTCTGTCATCGGCTATACGTTTCGGATCATGCTGGGGACGGCGGTGATTTTGATTGGAATTGCCGCTGTATTTCCCCATCAGGTCATGACGCTGCTGTCCAACAATCCAGCGGTGATCGAAACCGGAACACAGTATCTGCGCATCGTTAGTCTGTCGTATCTGTTTTTTGGGATTACGACGGTCATCGGCAATACGCTGCGCGCAGTCGGGGATGTCAATGTCGCCATGGGAGCCTCGCTGGTATCCATTGCCGCAAGCGTATTGTTTAACCGGATATTGGTGTTTGGCTGCTGGGCAGTTCCAGCCCTGGGGGTTGTGGGCAGCGCCCTGGCAAATATTCTGGCGCGGATTCTGGAATGTCTGATTCTGGTTGTGTATCTGGCTTGGTTTGAGAAAAAGATTCGTTTTCGTTTAAGCAGTTTGTTTCATTCGCAGAAAGCGCTGTGGCCTTCATTTGTCAAAAACTGTGCGCCGGTGGTGGCCAACGAGCTGACCTGGGTGCTGGGCAGCTCTGTGCTGACCATGATCTCCGGACACATGGTTTTTGCGTTTGCCACGGCCTATGCGATTTTCAATGTTGTAGCTCAGATTTCCTGTGCTCTTTCCCAGGGCATTGCCGCGGCGGCCGCCGTCGTTGTCGGAAATTTGATCGGAGAAGGAAAACGGGATGAACTGGATCGGCCGATTCGTCTGCTTCAGCACATCGGCGCGCTCAGCGGGACTGTGGCTTGTCTGTTTATTCTGGCGATCATTCCGCTGATGCCGAAGATCTACAACATCACGCCGGAAACGTTTTCCGTGCTGATTCAGATCATGATTGTCGGCGGATTCATCGAAATTTTCCGCTGTATGGGCTTTGTCAACAATGTGGGCATCCTGCGCGGAGGCGGTGACGCCCGGTTTGTTTTCTTCAATGACGTGTTTTACTTATGGACGTTCTGTATTCCGTTAGGCTGGTGGTGCTGCCAGCAGGCTGGAATTCCGTTATTCCTTGTTTTCTTTATCCTGCGCTGCGACGATGTGATCAAAGCCTTCGTCGGGAACTGGCGAATTCATCAGGGACACTGGGTTCATCAGGTAACCGTTCAGCCGGAAGGGAGTCCACGATGA